The genomic window TTCATTAAATATTTCAATCTAATTCTAAAAATTTTTAATTTCATCTTTTTCTAATTCTTTTAATTTTTCTATATCacatatttcattttttaatataGTATCAACGCTATTTAATTCATTCATATTTCATGTATATTTATtactttttaatattttatcatatgatttatttaataaatttcTTCATATATCTATATCTTCTATTTCCTATATTAAATTTAGttcattttttataaaatttaaataataaattttttcatatattattAATCCACTACTAGGTACTATTAAATCTAAATTtgaattattattttcaaatgCTCTAATTATAGATCTTATTTTATTCTTAATTTCACCTATAATTTGTCCTTTTTCTCCTGGATTTGATatagttttctttatttttcattttatttttgataTCTAACAATTCACTCCTGTTATTTTAGTTTTCTCTAATTTATTctatatattttctttaaaacttcctatccttttttttaattctcCATCAGAAAATATACTTCTTctatcttcttcttttttttccggttgttctactacttcATCATCCATTTCTAAATTACTATCTAATTTTATtcctaataataaaaaaaataattccttAACCTAATAAATATATCTCTAAATCTATTCTATATATTTCTTCTAATTTTCTTCATATCTAATAATAAAACTAATAAAtcctataaaataatataactCATCTTCCTTATAATTAATCtcgttattatttattattttattaatctaATGAATAAAATGATCTTTCACCTTAGATATATTATATCCAAATATATACGGATCATATTTAGATAAAATTCCAATCtcaattttattattaattttctatattgttttaatatcaatataaataatataacttTTTTCTAATAACTaattatataaagtatatatattatttaattcaATCTAATATAactataatttttttaaatctacTTTAGTTATAACATGATTTTCACATTCTTTTATTATCTTTCCTATTATCTACTATAATTTTTCTAACTATAATTTTATCTTATCCGTATTCTTCATTTTAAGAATATCCTATTCTAATTTTTCAAAATCCATTAATATATCATTTATCTCCTCAATCTAATTAactaaattatattttataagaTCAAGCccataaatacatttataaaaaatcaaaaatcaaatcatacacatatatttaattaacaTTTTATATGTTTTTCTCTTATTTATGtcttaatatataaaatattttatctcCGAAATATAGTCTTTGGATTTCCCTTAATATAAAATTCACTCAATAATTCTAAACTTCTCTAATTAATTTTATTATCCTATATAACCTCATACTACATATTCACACTAAAAAATCTACTTCCTCCAAACCTATAATTTAAACATCCAAATATTACTCTCTTAACTTCTAACTATCTcaacatactcatacacataaTACATGGTTCACATGTTATATAAACATAACATTCTTTAATTAATTTCTTTTCCTTAATATTCTCTCATGCATTGAACTCAGCATGCCAATGACCTATATTATTTCCCTCTCCTATTACTCTGTTTtcatatacaaatatacatacTATTGGTACTTCTCCCTTCTCTAATACATTCTAACTCTTCTCTAATACATATTCCATTCATACCATAATAACCCATAAGTATCTGGAGTGAGCCGGTTAACATGTTACGTTAAGGTCGTAAAGTACTGGGTTCGACTCCCAGCagatacatgtttatattaaaatttaattatttagtaaaaatttccccttttttacttaaatttaaattatatttctCTTTATATTTTCGGATATCCATCTAATATGTCTTTTGTAATAAAATCATAATATATCATCTACACGTGTATCATTTTATatccttattttttattttaacccAAAtacataaaattaaatatgtctcctaaaaataatgataatcatAATAATTTCAATAATATTATCAATAATATAACCAAAGTTGATTCTCCCTTTAATGATAGCTTTGGCAAATTTTATTCAGAAAATATTGATGATTctatttataaaacaaatgatCTTATTGAAATAGATGATAGTTCTAATGTTGATAATTTAACTTATATTGATATAATTCAAGATTATCTAACTAAAATATGCGATGATATTAATAATTGTACTAATAAAAATTGTCTTTTTTCCCATGATATAACTAATCTTAGAAGATCCATAAAATatgataatataaaaaatatttttttatattcctATTATCCTAAAAAATGCCAAAAAGGAAAATCCTGTAAAGATAAagaattttgtaaatttgctcATACTATAGAAGAAATTGTATATCATCCCCTAACTTATAAAACTAAATTCTGctgtattaaaaataataaagaatCTTGCCTTAAATTACCCATACTATGCTTTAAATTACATGATGAAGATTCTGATCCTATTGATACACCTAAAGCTTACTATATTTCCTTTAAATATCcttataataatgaaaataatccAAATAATCAAATACAATCTGACGAAATAAAATATTCCCTACAAAAAGTATACTCAGAATATAAAACTTCATCCTGCCAATCTGCTCAatgtaagaaaaatatgaaATGCTTCTTCTATCATACAGATTATGATAAAAGAAGATCTCCAAATGATTTTATATACGAAACTACTCCCTGTTtatatgttaaaaaaaatgacaaatgacTCACTCCAAATATGTGCCCTAATAAAGAGAGATGTAAATTTACACATACTCTAGTAGAATATTTATATCATCCTGATATATATAAAACAACTATGTGTTCAACTCTCTCATCCTGTCAATGAAAAAATTTTTGTACTCATGCACATAACATAGATGAATTGCGCACAAAAGGTACCCCTGTTTCAATTAATACAGAACCTAATAACCCAATAGAAGATCCTCTAAAAATAATTTCTTCACTTAAAAAACAAATAGAAATTATTCTTGAAAAAATTGAACGTTTAGAAATTGCAGTTTatacaaaaagaaaataaataaatttaaattttaaCATGAAATATTAGATTGATAATCAATTTCTCACTAAAGAAGAACTTCTTGAATTTCTAAATAAAAATATGCCAGACTATATGTTCTCTTAGAAAGGTAGTCGTTTTTTATAGTCAATTCTTCTCGAATAGAAAGATCAAGaaataataaactttatttataaacaaataaTAGATAATTTCTCAACAATAATAACAGATCTATTCAGTAATTATCTTCTTCAAATCataatagaaataaaaaaagatgatATTACTTCTCTTAATCTTATACTAACattaattgaaaaaaataatttccttCTCTTagcacaaaataaacaagcaACAAGAGTGATACaaaaatttattaaaatttCTAGTACATATCCGTCtcttaaaaatattattttagaaAATCTTAGTATTAAAggaataaatattttaattaaaaatataaatagcgcttacattattgttaatatattAGAAACTTATAACATATTGGAAATTATTCATATAATAGAAACTATTATAAATCAATTAGATCATTTAATTTTAAGTCATCATGGTATATTTACTATAAAAACactaataataaaacttaatgTATATCTATTTGATAAGGAAAATATTATATCACATAAACTCGCTATCTCTAATTATATCTCTATATATCAAgaaatagaaaaatgtattgataCTCTTATAGTTTCACCTATAGGAAATTATCTTCTTCAATACGCATTAGAGAATTTATATTCTTCAAGAACTCTTTTTCCTAATTTATATAAGAAATATGaagatattttttatttaaaatttaaaaatgaTTCAATTACAATTTATGCACTAAATAAATACTCTTCAAATGTAATAGAAGCTTATATGAATTCATATTTTGATACTCATACTTGTCAATCTGTAATCAATTATATAAtagataataaaaatattttttatttgcttATAAAAGATAAATATGGCTCTTATGTTATACAAAATACAATAAATTTTATAAGTAAAAAACAATTAGAAGTAATACAAAActatataagtatatttaaTAACAGTAATATAGAAAAAGATAAAGAATTTTCTAcaatacttaaaaaaataaataaaactatatgagaaaagaagtataaaaataataaataaaatttaatttttatatataaacaCCTATATCAAACTATTTGTAGTTAATCCCGATAAATTGTCAAAAGGTTTATGTATTTTTCCCAactataatatataaatattttcttCTTTAATATTTTCTGgtaatttttcttttattaaaattattaaatcTTTAATAGTTTTATTTCCCTATATTTCTAAGATTATATCATTAATATCAGAAATATCAAATCTTACATTaaattttttaattatattttgtCCTTTATTGAGTGTATTTCTTCTAGATTTaatctattttttatttgtattaggCATAGTATATATGCATCAAAAAGGTATTTCATAATAATTTCCCAAATTATCAGCTGTAATAACAATTCTTTTATCTTGTAATATTTTATAAGGTTTTAATCCCATAGTTTCTAGTATTGCATCAGCTGTAtccatatttttttcttccaaTGCTGATTTTATTCCATATCATACTTCTTTATTATCTATTTTAgcatcaaaaaataaatttttcTTATTATTTAACTCAGAGAGAGTATTTGGATAATCAGACTATGTAACTAAATTAGATAATTTTTCTCTAGTATTCTAATGAGTTCCTTTTAAATTTGTTTCAAGTATAATATATTCATCTGATacagatttatttgaaaaaTTTCCTCTATCTATTCTATTTTGGTTTTTAGAAAATAGACATcccatatttatttaattaagcacaaaatatataaaataatgagGTTGATTAATAATAATGAGTTGAATCAATTTAGGGAAAGTTTAAAGTTAATAGTGGCCAAgtcttatattaaaaaaattctTTCCTTTAATTATAAAATCATAggaaataaattatataaagttaGTACTAAAATAAAGAAATTATCGTCTATTTTTAATCAAAAGGAGATTAAACATATAGGAACATATATAGGTTATTTTAAAAAGAAtaaattttattttgaaatgactTGTTTAATTTTTCTATAGTCTTATGTTAATAGAAAAATTATTATAAAGGAAGAATCTGAAAAGAATTTCTTATAGGGAGAACATTTATATAGTAaagatattttattttcatcttcTAATATATAGAAAAATTATCTTTCATTAGTATATAGTAAGAATTGGAATATACCTATAGGGATAATACTTATTGTTACTGAAAGTATATCATCATCTAAAAGTATTGTTTGTATCAATATTTGTGATATAGGTAGATATCTTAGGGACgaaaatttattattttataattaatttttataatttatatataatttatagttGGGATAATTAATTGGATATATTATGGGAgtatttattagtattattattatttttatataaactTATATGTTTTATCGtaatcattattattttgaaaggttttcttttttaattaaattcttttttaaatttaagtaaaaataaaacacaaagtaAAATGGGattaaaattaagttttaataattttataaaTAGAGATAAATTTATAGTACTTTTAGGATTTTTATCAGGATTAATAATACATCCaattataattaaaaataaattttttttacatttacttaTAGATTTAGTACCAGAAGCAAGTTCAGCATTATTTACGTTATTTGTATTAGCAAAATTAAATGATATTAGAactaagaaaaaatatataagatATTTATTAAAGAAAGTATAGACTAGAAATAATGAATATGCATTATCAACATTGGAAGAATTAAAATTAGATGTAATAAATTTAAGAGCAAATGGATTAtttgaaaatattatttttgGATTTAGTAATTGGGataattgttttttatttaatgtaagtttTGTTAATTCAGATATAAGAAAAATTTCATTTAATAATGGAAAATTAATATAGGTAGATTTTACTAATTCTATTTATAATATAAGGCAATTTGTTAATTGTAGTAGTATGAAGCATTGTATAATGTAGAATGGATTAACTTATGATGGAAGATTTAATTTAAGTAATGATATTTCTAGTATTATAATCAAAGATGATGAACATTTTGCTTTATATTATAATGTTACAATAGATGAATATTAGAATGGGCAGATATGAGCAaaagaaaatttagaaaatattCAAAATTTAAATAGATTaagtattttttaatatattataagcgtcttctttatttattattttaatattactTATACCATTTTCTTTCTatactaaaaatattttattaacttTTTGTATAAAGTCTGTTTTAAAAGTTGTTATTATATACTATGAAGGATTTTCTAATAAAATATCTATTAATTTATTAGTTGATACACTGTCTAAATTAGCGTCAACTTCATCTAATATAGTAATAGAAGAAAATCCTAATACTTTTTGTATAGATAAAGTAATAGCTATAGAAATTAATGATTCTTGTcctaatgacatattattattaattaaaatttcattattttgatattttaataaaaatggatttaaattaaattttaaacaataattttttaaataattattaattaaaataattttattatttaattcttgTTTATATCTATCATCACTTCATTCAAGTAATTGTAAAATcatttcttttccttctttctattttaaattattattttctaattcaAATAATCATTTAGAAATATTTTCatattgaaaaaatattttttcatttatattaaatttttttaattctttatttattttacttaaatttaaatttaaaatttcTATATTTTGTTCTTCTAtagaagaagaaacagaaaTATTGTCTTCATCTATCAttaattcttttattttatttaataaatcttTAATATTTTCTtgatttttctatttttcatttaataaaacattaatttctATATCCATATTATATATAGATTgttctaaaatatttattttctattttgtttcattaataaattttttattttcttcattttttaaaataatttcatcCTTATTGTTATTTTCttcattaaaaatatttaaattattttcactataatatttttctaataatgaaaataattttattttatataaagaAATATCTTCTTTATTCTCTTTATATATAGCTTGTtcctataataataaaaattctTTTTCTATATAAAGTATTTTTAATCTGTTGTTAATAATTaaattttctttttctattttatttaaaatattagaaatattttcaatttttaaaattatttcattttgttcatctaataaattatttttattaaaaattaattccttattatttttttctattttttcaatatttttatAACTAGAAAAAATATTAGAATTACTATAAGAAATTAATCCACTATTTCTAATAATTTCTCCATCTAATGTAACATATATATTATTGCTATTATTttgaatattattaatattttctaCTATAATAAcattataaaataatttatataataacgACCTATACTAAGAATTATTatcaataaaattaaataaagaaaattcATCGCAAtcaaaattattaattataggcaattctaaaataaattttactctaaaaaaattattttttaaaatttcattttttattttttcaaaattattttttttattttttactataACATTGAATAATTTATTTCCTAAATaattttcaataattttataaaatttattatcTACATTTATTATAtctattaataaaataaaatcctattttttatttttaaaataatttattatattaaaattatttttatttcctattaaatatttattatattttgatAACTTTTGATTATTAACATTTAATTCTAACTTTATCTAATTAATCCTATTTCataaaatttttttattttttattaaattatttttttcttcaattattttattgttttttatcttagaataattaaaatttatttttttattaattttattaattttattttttataaaatttataTCTATAACCGGAAGATTttctatcattatttttttatattttaaaatttcattttctaaattattatttttttgttttttttatcataataTTAAattcattttctatttttttattttttataattaatttattttttacttcctttTCTATTATTAACTCTCTATAAAATTTAttctttaaatttaatttattttttaaattattttcaatttcaaaaattttattattaatctTATTTATCTCTAAATTGTAAATacaattttctaaattttttttctattttaataaatttttataattttcatactttattttttcctattctaaaattttaatattttccttAATATAACctatattattgttaatattattTTCTCACTTATTTTCACTCTCATTCAATAAAATTAATGACTTTTCTCTATATTTCTAATATAAATTTAaacctaaaatattttttaaaaaatttaatcTTTCCCTAGGTATAagattaataaaataattaattttattcTAAGATAAAATTGTAATATGTGAATTAATTCTATTCTAAATTTCTTTATATTTAACCCActtattattaattaaaatattgtcATTGTTAAGATCTATATTTCTCTCATAAGAAAATTCATCTAAAATTATCTTAATATTTGAACTTAAAAAATTGTTGTCAAAAATTAAATTattgttgaaaaaaatatttcttttatCTTTTACTGTAAGATTAAACCTATAAaacattaatttaattaattctaTAATATTACTTTTTCCACTTCCATTTTTTCCTATAATAAGATTTATTCCTTTTTCATAAAAATCTATTTCTGAAACATTTTTAtaacttttaaaattattaaaaattatttttttaattaacataatatttgtgtttaaaaaaaaaaacttaattaAAATTAAACTAATCTATAATAATCTTATTATTATctgtaataatatattttatatcaaaatgataatatgaaatataaatatttaatatattagttaaatataaaataattttagGATAATCTAATTTTAATTCCTCTATTAATTCTAATTGTATTATAAAATTTTCAACTAATATATTTTTATCTATtaactttatatcatatattcAATATCctaatataaaatgaatttgtTGCATTTCCTTCTCATTTTTATCTAATgaataattaaatatattagaaataaataatttttgattctctttagatgtttttaataattctaataaaaaaacataatcctatttttctaaaatattttcatatcaattctatatctatattttgttaataaaaaTTTCCTTTTTatctaaaataaatgaaaaaataatatcttttaatgtattaatattatCTAATGTTAAATCTTTCTATGTTATATCTTCATTTACTGATTCTATatctatatttaatttaatccATGGATATTTATTAACTTTTAAAGCATCTTCTAAATCTAATACTTTAAATTTAATGTAAATATCAATAGATTCATTATTTTTCTCTACTAATACCTTAATAGTATTTAATTCTTCTTTAATTTTATCTATTCCCttaatttttaataatttatatcCAGAAatctaataaaatattattataattgaTATATTAATTGTATTTAATTCTATttcattaatatttaatataatattaataatctctattaatatattaatgtcaaaaatattataattaacTAAATAagataataaagaaatattacCATTAAActatgctaaaataaaactattATCTTCATCCTAATTATCTTTAAATAATAACTATTTAAataacatatttttaattttttcaattaataattttttaaatgaaatattttcAAAACTTATAATACAATCAGAAATAGACGAAATAAGTTTAGAATAAAGTATAGTATACTTAGGTATCATAATAGAACTACTATAAATAAGATCGGAAAAATATTCAAGTTCTTCCTTAgtctttaaatatttatttgtaatttgtataacattttttataattttattataatttttttcagtaattttaTTAATTAATGATTTTATTTCCTTCTCTAATACATTTATGTtcgtgtttttcttttttaaaatactaaaatctgtacttttttttcttttttctgctgttcgaattatttttttaatacctTTTATACTATCAACAATAGTATATGAATTTAATTTTTCTAAATATAAAGAATCCATATTTAATCTTTCAAAAATATTATTCTCATTATAATAATGTCCATCATCAACATAATATTTTGGAACATAATTAAAGAAAATTTCTTCATCTATTTTTGATTCAGATAACATATTagtaattaaaatgtttttctttttttcataattttcattttctttctacTTAAAAGCTAATCTTAATGTTTCCAATAATTTGTTCTCTATTTCTTCCTCTTCTGCATTTTCttcaaaaataattttaattgttttctttttgttattATATGCAAATAAAGTTAAATTTTCTATATAaaaatttttattatttcactGACTTTCAATATTATTCATAAAATTTTCAATATTAAAGACATCTATTTCATTGATTCAATTCTTATTTGAATTAATATAGTTCATTTGTCTTAATTTTTCAATATTTCTAAGTAAAAGAAGAAGTAAATCTTCAAAATAATCTTCAGAATCTCAATAATAATCTaaaaaatcattattttttcaATTCTTTACTTTTTTGTCTCATATATCTGTATAATTATCTGGAATATCTTCCTAAACATTTGCATTTTGatcaatattaatataatatttctTAGACatatgataaaaataaaaaataaaatattttatatttatattataaaataaatatatataaaaatatttttataatttttttttataatataaatacttaaaaatatttttaatggtGAATAGAAAAAACACActtataaaaaaagtaaaaataaatgaaataaaaagtaAAGCTGTATTTTAGAAAGAAGAATTTCAATGTTTATTATGTTTTAGATTACCTGCAATAATATATCAATGTAATAATGGTCATATTTATTGCAAAAATTGTTATGAAGATTTAACAGAATATATAAATGCATTATGTCCATCATGTTAGGTTATATTAAATAAACATGAACCTATAAGAAATATAATTGCAGAATCTATAATAAAAAATTTATGAAAAAATAATTGTAATGAAAATATATGTATGAATGAAGAACATGAAAATAAATGCCCATATTCTATAGTTAattgtaaaaataaaatatttggttGTTAGACTTAGTTATAGTATAGAGAAATAGTAAAACATGAAAATTcatgtattaataataaattaactgCAATAGAATTAAGAAAAAGAGCTAAAAATTATATACAAAAATAGGAAAATTAGATCCAAGAATTAACTAAAAAATtggaaaaatatgaaaaaataataaaatcttTATAGGGAAATTATAGAAGTATAGAAATAAAATAGTGATCttttgaaagaaaaacaacaagtcATTTTGAAAGTATGTCTAAAGATGTATACGGATGTTAGTTAATTATGACATTAAATAAATTTATAGAAAATGAATAGATTGGATTAGGTATTAAAATTAAAGTTAAATCTTTACCTCCTAGAAGATATTATTTTAGATTATGTGGTTATATAATAAAAGGTCCTGATagtaattttaaaatatttgaaCCTACTTATATAGACTTTAAAGTAACAGAAGAATCAAAAGAAAGTAAAATGATTTAGTTAAATATTATACAAAGTTAGGGAATAGATTAGAATAAAATTTGCTTAGAAATATTAGAAAgagattatttattatttcattttatattttttgatTGCGGAGAAGGAATTGATAATAAATTTTCAGATAGAGATTTATTAGGAAAAGTTAATAGAGGCTATTTTAATGATAATGAAGATGAAATAGATTCAGCTATAGGTGAAGGTTATTATACAGAAGATGATTATTATGAATTAGaagattaaataaattatatttttatcaatttaatatttttttaaaaaatatttcaaacttttattttaaaaattatttaaattttttaaaaataattatggataaatatataaaaattaataCATTAGGAGTAGGAGCATCAGGAGTTATATATAAGGCACAAGTAAATGATGAAAAGATGAAAGAGATAATAGGTAAGGAAATAGTTGCAATAAAAAGAATTAAATTAATGGGAAATGGAGAGATACCGTAGGAAGCAATAAGAGAAATTAAATTTTTAAAGGAATTAAATCATcctaatataataaaattatatgatGTATTTTAGGAtgaatataacatttatttagtaTTAGAATATATGGAGATGGATTTAGAGAAGATAATAAGAAAGAATAAATTAGgaaaaaatttaattaaaatttattttttatagatATTAGAAGTGGTTAATTATTTACATAAAAAATTTATAATACATAGAGATATTAAGACGTCTAATTTTTTATTAGATggatttaataatttaaaattaAGTGATTTTGGATTAACTAAGTTAATAGGATATGAATTTATAAGGGATAAAATGTATATAATGACACCGAATGTATGTACAATATGGTATAGAGCACCTGAGTTATTATTTGGAAGTAAAGTTTATGATTTTAGTATAGATATATGATCAGTTGGATGTATATTAGGGGAATTAATATTAGGATATCCATTATTTCCAGGTACAGGAGAGATAGATTAGTTAGGAagaattttttcattattaggAACACCGGAACATAATGGATGGGAAGAGGCTAAGAAGTTACCTAATTATATAGAGTATGAAAAGACATAGGGGAaagattttaaaataataataaaggatTTTGAAGAAGAGATTTTATGATTAGAAAAATTATTAGTATTAAATCCAAAAGGAAGAATAAGTATGGAGTAGATGTTAAGAGATATAAGttaattttctatttttaagtttgaaaaataataatggAATTAAATGAGTAGAATATAGTATCATTATATAAAGATTTGAATGAGTTACTTAAGAAATTGAAGTTATTGGATTATAATGAGAAAGAGAatatttcaaatcaaataatAACACTTAATTAGAAGTTAGAttttattaaagaaaaaaaataatgaagttAAAAAGAGTAGAGCAAAGGAGC from Alosa alosa isolate M-15738 ecotype Scorff River unplaced genomic scaffold, AALO_Geno_1.1 AALO_1.0_unplaced_2, whole genome shotgun sequence includes these protein-coding regions:
- the LOC125290188 gene encoding LOW QUALITY PROTEIN: cyclin-dependent kinase D-2-like (The sequence of the model RefSeq protein was modified relative to this genomic sequence to represent the inferred CDS: substituted 5 bases at 5 genomic stop codons): MDKYIKINTLGVGASGVIYKAQVNDEKMKEIIGKEIVAIKRIKLMGNGEIPXEAIREIKFLKELNHPNIIKLYDVFXDEYNIYLVLEYMEMDLEKIIRKNKLGKNLIKIYFLXILEVVNYLHKKFIIHRDIKTSNFLLDGFNNLKLSDFGLTKLIGYEFIRDKMYIMTPNVCTIWYRAPELLFGSKVYDFSIDIXSVGCILGELILGYPLFPGTGEIDXLGRIFSLLGTPEHNGWEEAKKLPNYIEYEKT